The following coding sequences are from one Leptolyngbya sp. NIES-3755 window:
- a CDS encoding hypothetical protein (hypothetical protein FJSC11DRAFT_2848;~similar to AA sequence:cyanobase_aa:LBDG_11230), translated as MSESELERLLQKAFDQCERLGHPLDPEQKEILRSTLQRTNPLEQLTKEQRQALLQFAQEPEWKTSLLNDWLQNRDSGTMQFVRDQYGLAWLNSILPEDLAAYRDRETRLKVGDRIEVSNTLWEWVQDGDQEWYSCTVISLTEADSSQDTRCTIRFENGQEYEIQGVYDWNRSNWR; from the coding sequence ATGAGCGAATCCGAACTTGAGCGTCTATTACAAAAAGCATTCGATCAATGTGAACGGTTGGGACATCCGCTTGATCCAGAACAAAAAGAAATTCTACGATCGACGTTGCAGCGCACAAATCCACTCGAACAATTAACCAAGGAACAACGCCAAGCTTTACTACAATTTGCTCAGGAGCCAGAGTGGAAAACCTCACTCTTAAATGATTGGCTTCAAAATCGCGATTCTGGAACAATGCAGTTCGTTCGAGACCAATATGGACTGGCGTGGCTCAATTCGATTCTGCCTGAAGATTTAGCAGCTTATCGCGATCGAGAAACCCGATTGAAGGTGGGCGATCGCATTGAAGTCTCAAACACTTTGTGGGAATGGGTGCAAGATGGCGATCAAGAATGGTACTCTTGCACCGTGATTAGTCTAACGGAAGCCGATAGTTCCCAAGACACTCGCTGTACGATTCGATTTGAGAATGGTCAGGAATACGAAATCCAAGGCGTGTATGACTGGAATCGATCGAACTGGCGATAA
- a CDS encoding hypothetical protein (similar to AA sequence:cyanobase_aa:PCC7424_2523): MTYQRLVRPDHSQPNPMRKPLQSTAVQSPPTADPASKTQRHQDFSLIPTDSTETTVVQPKLEIAAVGSQAEQEADRVADHVIDQIHAPQPAPQVQPPDIKQVATQQPQLQADTQPPTEALEPEIARSSSQGHPLADSIRKPMEQAFRADFSQVNVHTDAESDRLNRSIHAKAFTTGHDIFFRQGNYRPNNRQGQSLIAHELTHVIQQRRSSAPVVQRAYELSNSSTRSSDIKHEEDHRAKKVEVINLQGTPLGAAANSPSVAPFGWNELWNAGHTLGNRQGHSSHYNAVRMHLWNGRLGGPGNEKWNLAPGPAKINSQMSAGPETAAKNLAEAGYKIWLRTEVKYQSNSTTATDFTAVVPHRIDMAWGVMGQSGTTWGADIPLPVAPLGTTEAQQYKDWDKTKATDLITQLQSVSDQVRAQVYDLVSHDDLKVAILKAFPSIYFSMEDRAKGEVLKNTSNVNSLATFVITYLGLTDPDSIALEVLIPLTLANDSSKLQDFFAALDSSVQRKLLIRYHNELLPYLGPIALRWSQTDFLIFGYNSLAMQKTILDSLNQSGLESLLGKESKPTIVQVLVTYAGQSATGDLDAQNTFIQSQTNIPQKWKTAYQQWIGGRKMAAAYNANRSRRTAKPTAKPKDPLSLPPAIKKTSHTIKKKVSTQSRVKKIAKKKK; encoded by the coding sequence ATGACTTATCAGCGCCTGGTTCGCCCCGACCATTCCCAGCCCAATCCGATGAGAAAACCGCTTCAGTCAACAGCGGTACAATCACCCCCCACGGCTGATCCTGCAAGCAAAACACAGCGACATCAAGATTTCAGCCTGATTCCAACCGATTCGACAGAAACAACGGTCGTTCAGCCAAAACTCGAAATCGCAGCGGTGGGAAGTCAAGCCGAGCAAGAAGCCGATCGCGTTGCCGATCATGTCATTGATCAGATTCACGCTCCCCAGCCCGCTCCTCAAGTTCAACCCCCAGACATTAAACAGGTTGCCACTCAGCAACCCCAATTGCAAGCCGACACACAGCCACCCACTGAGGCACTAGAGCCTGAAATTGCGCGATCGAGCAGTCAGGGACATCCGCTGGCAGATTCCATTCGTAAACCGATGGAGCAAGCGTTTAGAGCAGATTTTAGTCAGGTGAACGTGCATACCGATGCAGAGAGCGATCGCTTAAATCGATCGATTCACGCCAAAGCCTTTACAACCGGACACGATATCTTTTTCCGACAGGGCAACTACCGTCCGAACAATCGTCAAGGGCAATCGTTGATCGCGCATGAACTCACGCATGTGATTCAACAACGTCGATCGAGCGCGCCTGTGGTACAAAGAGCCTATGAGTTAAGCAATTCATCCACGCGTTCTAGTGATATCAAACACGAGGAAGATCATCGTGCTAAGAAAGTAGAGGTGATTAATCTTCAAGGCACACCTCTGGGAGCCGCTGCGAATTCTCCTTCGGTCGCACCGTTTGGTTGGAATGAACTCTGGAACGCAGGGCATACTCTCGGCAATCGGCAGGGACATAGTTCGCACTATAATGCGGTCCGAATGCACTTGTGGAATGGTCGATTAGGAGGGCCGGGTAACGAAAAATGGAATTTGGCTCCCGGACCTGCAAAGATCAATAGCCAGATGTCTGCGGGTCCAGAAACGGCAGCAAAAAATCTAGCCGAAGCGGGATATAAGATTTGGTTGAGGACTGAGGTGAAATATCAGAGCAACTCAACCACCGCCACCGATTTTACCGCTGTCGTACCGCATCGGATTGATATGGCGTGGGGAGTGATGGGACAAAGTGGTACGACTTGGGGAGCAGATATTCCGTTGCCTGTTGCTCCGCTTGGAACGACCGAAGCGCAACAGTACAAAGATTGGGACAAGACGAAAGCGACGGATCTCATTACTCAGTTGCAATCCGTCAGCGATCAGGTTCGAGCACAAGTCTATGATTTGGTCAGCCATGATGACTTGAAGGTTGCCATCCTCAAAGCTTTTCCATCGATTTACTTCAGTATGGAGGACAGGGCGAAAGGAGAGGTTTTGAAAAATACTTCTAATGTGAATTCCTTAGCAACTTTCGTGATCACCTACTTGGGGCTGACCGATCCGGACTCGATCGCGCTAGAGGTTCTGATCCCGTTAACGCTGGCTAATGACTCAAGCAAACTACAGGATTTCTTCGCTGCCCTTGATTCTTCAGTACAACGGAAGCTGCTCATTCGCTATCACAATGAACTTTTGCCTTATTTAGGTCCGATCGCGCTTCGGTGGTCGCAGACAGATTTCTTGATCTTTGGCTACAATTCCCTAGCAATGCAAAAGACAATTCTGGATTCGCTGAATCAATCAGGACTAGAAAGTTTGCTCGGAAAAGAATCTAAACCTACGATCGTTCAAGTGCTTGTCACTTACGCGGGACAGAGCGCGACAGGTGATTTAGATGCCCAAAACACATTCATTCAATCTCAAACCAACATTCCGCAGAAGTGGAAAACTGCTTATCAACAGTGGATCGGCGGGCGGAAGATGGCGGCGGCTTATAACGCGAATCGTTCACGACGGACAGCTAAACCAACAGCCAAACCAAAAGATCCGCTCTCGTTGCCACCCGCCATCAAAAAAACTTCTCATACCATTAAGAAAAAGGTGAGCACTCAGAGTAGAGTCAAAAAAATTGCGAAGAAGAAGAAGTGA
- a CDS encoding putative manganese transporter (similar to AA sequence:cyanobase_aa:RPA0811), translating into MQIAPQKPARFRRILRLLGPGLITGASDNDPSGVATYSQAGAKFGFGMLWTMVFVYPFMGGIQDISARVGRVTGHGIAGNLRRYYPKWLSLAIAVLMVIANTINLGADIGAMGEAVQLVSGAPAFLFAIAFAILSVVLQITVPYSRYASVLKWLTLTLFAYVAVVFAVKVPWGEALKDTLLPSVSFNSDYLTMLIALLGTTISPYLFFWQASQEVEEVEINPKAQPLKQAPQQASKQLNRIRWDTYSGMAFSNIVAFFIILTAAATLHTQGKTEIQSAAEAAQALQPIAGNFATLLFSLGVVGTGLLAIPVLAGSAAYAIGEALKIPTGLDQHPLEAKGFYAILTVATLLGLGIAVSPINSIDALFWSAVANGVVAPPVMVMLMLMTTNRRVMGQFTLSRRLQILGWMATILMTVATIGFFATWGK; encoded by the coding sequence ATGCAAATTGCGCCACAAAAACCTGCACGATTTAGAAGAATTTTGCGATTATTAGGTCCTGGACTGATTACCGGAGCTTCTGACAATGATCCAAGTGGAGTCGCGACTTACTCTCAAGCAGGAGCCAAATTCGGATTTGGAATGCTTTGGACAATGGTATTTGTCTATCCATTTATGGGCGGCATTCAAGATATTAGTGCGCGAGTCGGTCGTGTAACGGGTCATGGCATCGCAGGCAATCTACGCCGCTATTATCCCAAATGGTTGTCTCTGGCGATCGCGGTTCTGATGGTCATTGCCAATACAATCAATCTGGGAGCAGACATCGGAGCAATGGGCGAAGCAGTTCAACTCGTCAGCGGTGCACCTGCGTTTTTGTTTGCGATCGCATTCGCCATTTTGTCGGTTGTTCTACAAATTACCGTTCCTTATTCCCGCTATGCGTCTGTACTCAAATGGTTAACACTGACTCTATTCGCCTATGTTGCGGTTGTATTTGCGGTTAAAGTCCCGTGGGGAGAAGCCCTGAAAGATACACTACTGCCCTCTGTTTCATTCAATTCGGACTATCTCACGATGCTGATCGCACTTCTCGGCACTACAATCAGCCCCTACCTATTCTTTTGGCAAGCTTCACAAGAAGTCGAAGAAGTTGAAATCAACCCCAAAGCACAACCGCTAAAACAAGCTCCGCAGCAAGCCTCTAAACAACTCAATCGCATTCGCTGGGATACCTATTCAGGAATGGCGTTCTCGAACATTGTGGCATTTTTCATCATTCTGACTGCTGCTGCAACGCTGCATACTCAAGGAAAAACGGAAATTCAAAGTGCGGCTGAGGCGGCACAAGCTCTACAACCGATCGCGGGAAATTTTGCCACACTGCTCTTTAGTTTGGGTGTGGTGGGTACTGGATTGTTAGCGATTCCGGTGCTGGCAGGTTCCGCTGCATACGCGATCGGGGAAGCGCTAAAGATTCCCACTGGACTCGATCAGCACCCACTCGAAGCGAAAGGATTTTACGCCATTCTCACGGTGGCAACTCTGTTAGGTTTGGGAATTGCAGTCAGTCCGATTAACTCGATCGATGCGCTATTTTGGTCAGCAGTCGCGAATGGAGTCGTGGCTCCACCTGTGATGGTGATGTTAATGCTGATGACCACGAATCGCCGTGTGATGGGGCAATTTACGCTATCTCGCCGATTGCAAATTCTCGGATGGATGGCGACAATATTGATGACGGTTGCCACGATCGGCTTTTTTGCAACTTGGGGCAAATAG